The Candidatus Kapaibacterium sp. genome has a segment encoding these proteins:
- a CDS encoding T9SS type A sorting domain-containing protein has protein sequence MKNIIKLSLLLVIVYCIPVSAHPWYHLVPKDSVDNFYAVQNAYNQYWSDKEQSKGSGWKQFKRWEHFWGERVYPNGIFPDAYDVMTSYSQFLEGKKDRDNLQKTYFWREEGPKEVPENLLSYQSSGIGRLNVIRMHPTNSNIIFAGSASGGIWKSTDKGGTWELLQFSDVLSLGISDIAISNQNPDLIYAATGDDNGHFQSRTYSIGVLKSTDGGKSWLSVGLDYEIPQRVLASRILIHPEDDNIVLVGGSNGIFKTIDGGNEWVRVYSARFVKRMEFKPDDPSIVYAATSGFYSSFSEAEFYKSTDGGDTWEYIRRFNGSVRLEIGVTPHDANYVYLLGANSSSGSLHGIFRSTDAGSTFELMANSPNILSINVKGEGNTGQGFYDLALAVSPVDKDQLYVGGIHIWKSMNGGKNWEILNHWTGAHGLPFVHADQHDLVINPLNLDLYSANDGGLYISSNNGVTWKDISTGLGITQLWSIDVSQSEPGYIALGTQDNGSHILKNGRWYHVNGGDGMVPIIDSENPQYLYTSMQNGSIYRSVNGGNSFTRILHTGKYTNESSAWVAPFVMNPHSPRSLYVGYRNIYKTENRGSNWRKISSIDRFPLNVIAIAPSDTNVIYTATAADLYVTKDEGKSWKVLFSANSHIKGIAVDDKNPERLWVTLSGYSAGNKVFEINGDKVQNISFNLPNVPVSSIIYHKNSARTLYIGTDVGVMVFDPFNLEWQVLNVGLPPVVVNDLKISYLEGRVYAGTHGRGVWSSEVFDCNMDKPDFTFSGPLAFCQGQDSVKLTLQGEHHDLTWSNGEKSRTIWAKETGAYYVNVRNAEGCSERSDYITVNVTSVPAFEIKHNGAGTGVICGQSEISLYVNFGLKDYKWSTGATTPKIEISEPGEYWVTAVTQDDCPVKAGPFIVAKAEFPEKPNIYFDKNYLKSTEAVSYKWYLNDVYIENSDTIAIELTKIGKYVVETFNEYGCSSKSEPLLVETSVYEDVYGQYIQIIPNPAQDHVNIILSPELNAKELIIYDAIGRELLRIESGNELNHSINTSKYPNGVYKIVVSSSDRKIVQQLIIAN, from the coding sequence ATGAAAAATATAATAAAATTGTCGCTTCTATTAGTTATCGTTTATTGCATTCCTGTCTCCGCACATCCTTGGTATCACTTGGTTCCAAAGGATAGCGTTGACAATTTTTATGCTGTTCAAAATGCCTATAACCAATATTGGAGTGATAAAGAGCAAAGCAAAGGCTCGGGTTGGAAACAATTCAAAAGGTGGGAACATTTTTGGGGTGAGCGAGTTTATCCAAACGGAATATTCCCCGATGCATATGATGTGATGACAAGTTATAGCCAATTCCTCGAAGGGAAAAAAGATAGAGACAATTTACAAAAGACATATTTTTGGCGTGAAGAAGGTCCAAAAGAAGTGCCCGAAAATTTACTCAGCTATCAATCCTCAGGTATTGGTAGGCTGAATGTTATTAGGATGCACCCCACAAATAGCAATATAATTTTTGCAGGTTCGGCAAGTGGCGGAATTTGGAAAAGTACAGACAAAGGCGGAACTTGGGAATTGCTCCAATTCTCTGATGTCCTATCACTCGGTATAAGCGATATTGCAATTTCTAATCAGAATCCTGATTTGATATATGCCGCAACCGGTGACGACAATGGCCACTTTCAATCAAGAACCTACTCAATTGGTGTTCTGAAATCTACTGATGGTGGTAAAAGCTGGCTATCAGTAGGTCTTGATTATGAAATTCCACAAAGAGTATTAGCGTCTCGAATTCTGATTCATCCTGAAGATGATAATATTGTTCTTGTCGGTGGCTCAAACGGTATTTTCAAAACAATTGACGGCGGAAATGAATGGGTGAGAGTTTACTCTGCACGATTTGTCAAACGTATGGAATTCAAACCCGATGACCCAAGTATAGTTTATGCTGCTACTTCCGGATTTTATTCATCATTTTCAGAAGCTGAATTTTACAAAAGTACTGATGGTGGAGACACTTGGGAATATATTCGTCGTTTCAATGGTTCTGTTAGATTAGAAATCGGTGTAACTCCTCATGATGCAAATTATGTTTATCTCTTAGGTGCTAATAGCAGTAGTGGTAGTTTGCATGGGATATTCCGCTCAACAGATGCCGGTAGTACATTTGAACTTATGGCTAATTCTCCTAATATTTTAAGCATTAATGTTAAAGGCGAGGGTAATACCGGGCAAGGTTTTTATGATTTAGCTTTAGCTGTTTCACCGGTTGATAAGGACCAATTGTATGTAGGTGGTATTCATATTTGGAAAAGTATGAATGGTGGAAAGAATTGGGAGATATTAAATCATTGGACAGGGGCACATGGGCTACCTTTCGTACATGCCGACCAACATGATTTAGTCATTAATCCACTAAATTTAGATTTATATTCTGCAAATGACGGCGGTTTGTATATTTCGAGCAATAACGGAGTTACTTGGAAAGATATAAGCACCGGACTTGGAATTACTCAATTATGGAGTATTGACGTTTCCCAATCCGAACCGGGCTACATTGCATTGGGCACTCAAGATAATGGTTCGCATATTTTGAAAAATGGCAGATGGTATCACGTCAATGGTGGAGATGGAATGGTGCCTATCATCGATTCCGAGAATCCGCAATATCTATATACCAGTATGCAAAATGGTAGTATCTATCGCTCGGTAAATGGGGGGAATTCTTTTACTCGTATCCTTCATACGGGTAAATACACTAATGAAAGCTCTGCATGGGTAGCACCATTTGTAATGAATCCACATAGTCCACGAAGCCTATATGTTGGTTATCGTAATATCTATAAAACTGAAAATAGAGGTTCTAACTGGAGGAAAATTTCTTCAATTGATAGATTTCCACTAAATGTAATTGCAATTGCACCTTCTGACACTAATGTGATTTATACTGCAACTGCTGCAGATTTGTATGTTACGAAAGATGAAGGAAAGTCTTGGAAAGTGCTTTTTTCGGCAAATTCACATATTAAAGGCATAGCCGTTGATGACAAGAACCCGGAAAGACTCTGGGTTACACTAAGCGGATATTCTGCGGGAAATAAAGTTTTCGAAATCAATGGCGACAAAGTTCAGAATATTTCATTTAATTTACCCAACGTTCCTGTGAGTTCTATTATTTACCATAAGAATTCTGCACGTACTCTATATATCGGTACTGATGTTGGAGTAATGGTATTTGACCCATTTAACTTAGAATGGCAAGTTTTGAATGTTGGTTTGCCGCCTGTAGTTGTTAATGATTTGAAAATAAGTTATTTGGAAGGCAGGGTGTATGCAGGAACACATGGCAGAGGAGTTTGGTCTTCTGAAGTATTTGATTGCAATATGGACAAGCCTGATTTTACATTCTCCGGTCCTCTCGCATTTTGCCAAGGTCAAGACAGCGTAAAGTTAACCCTTCAAGGTGAGCATCATGATTTAACATGGTCAAATGGTGAAAAATCGAGAACAATATGGGCAAAGGAAACAGGTGCCTATTATGTAAACGTACGCAATGCTGAAGGTTGTAGTGAACGTTCGGATTACATTACTGTCAATGTAACATCTGTCCCTGCGTTTGAGATTAAGCATAATGGCGCCGGTACAGGAGTAATATGCGGACAAAGTGAAATTAGCTTATATGTGAATTTCGGCTTGAAAGATTATAAATGGTCAACCGGAGCCACTACTCCCAAAATAGAAATTTCAGAGCCCGGCGAATATTGGGTAACAGCCGTTACTCAAGATGATTGCCCTGTCAAAGCAGGTCCTTTTATCGTTGCTAAAGCAGAATTTCCCGAAAAACCAAATATCTATTTTGATAAAAATTATCTAAAGTCAACAGAAGCCGTTTCATATAAATGGTATTTAAATGATGTATATATTGAAAACTCGGATACCATTGCCATTGAATTAACCAAAATTGGTAAATATGTGGTTGAAACCTTTAACGAGTACGGTTGCTCTTCAAAATCGGAACCATTATTGGTTGAAACAAGTGTTTATGAGGATGTGTATGGACAGTATATTCAAATCATACCGAATCCAGCCCAAGACCATGTCAACATAATACTTTCACCGGAGCTTAATGCCAAAGAGTTGATTATTTATGATGCTATTGGTAGAGAGCTTTTAAGAATTGAATCGGGTAATGAACTCAACCATTCGATAAACACAAGCAAATACCCCAATGGAGTGTATAAAATTGTAGTGAGCAGTTCCGATAGGAAAATCGTCCAACAGTTAATAATTGCTAACTGA